One Apostichopus japonicus isolate 1M-3 chromosome 7, ASM3797524v1, whole genome shotgun sequence genomic region harbors:
- the LOC139970089 gene encoding uncharacterized protein isoform X2: MKYGKSVLLKVCQSMKREDEVFSWAVDEMQGQRDEQSKKDAVAAVLGIPLLLKEKIKSFLIFADESNEDPQASTSGEMVPLIENQPALQYLLMGKKLDPLK; this comes from the exons ATGAAGTATGGCAAATCTGTACTACTTAAGGTGTGCCAGTCGATGAAGAGAGAGGATGAGGTCTTTTCCTGGGCAGTTGATGAGATGCAAGGGCAACGAGATGAGCAGAGTAAGAAGG ATGCTGTAGCTGCTGTGCTTGGTATACCATTGCTGTTGAAGGAGAAAATAAAAAGCTTCCTGATATTTGCTGATGAAAGT AATGAAGACCCCCAAGCCTCTACATCAGGGGAAATGGTGCCACTTATTGAGAATCAACCtgctttacaatatttgttgaTGGGGAAGAAGTTGG ATCCGCTAAAGTGA
- the LOC139970089 gene encoding uncharacterized protein isoform X3 — protein MKYGKSVLLKVCQSMKREDEVFSWAVDEMQGQRDEQNAVAAVLGIPLLLKEKIKSFLIFADESNEDPQASTSGEMVPLIENQPALQYLLMGKKLDLAVC, from the exons ATGAAGTATGGCAAATCTGTACTACTTAAGGTGTGCCAGTCGATGAAGAGAGAGGATGAGGTCTTTTCCTGGGCAGTTGATGAGATGCAAGGGCAACGAGATGAGCAGA ATGCTGTAGCTGCTGTGCTTGGTATACCATTGCTGTTGAAGGAGAAAATAAAAAGCTTCCTGATATTTGCTGATGAAAGT AATGAAGACCCCCAAGCCTCTACATCAGGGGAAATGGTGCCACTTATTGAGAATCAACCtgctttacaatatttgttgaTGGGGAAGAAGTTGGATCTTGCAGTCTGCTGA
- the LOC139970089 gene encoding uncharacterized protein isoform X1 yields the protein MKYGKSVLLKVCQSMKREDEVFSWAVDEMQGQRDEQSKKDAVAAVLGIPLLLKEKIKSFLIFADESNEDPQASTSGEMVPLIENQPALQYLLMGKKLDLAVC from the exons ATGAAGTATGGCAAATCTGTACTACTTAAGGTGTGCCAGTCGATGAAGAGAGAGGATGAGGTCTTTTCCTGGGCAGTTGATGAGATGCAAGGGCAACGAGATGAGCAGAGTAAGAAGG ATGCTGTAGCTGCTGTGCTTGGTATACCATTGCTGTTGAAGGAGAAAATAAAAAGCTTCCTGATATTTGCTGATGAAAGT AATGAAGACCCCCAAGCCTCTACATCAGGGGAAATGGTGCCACTTATTGAGAATCAACCtgctttacaatatttgttgaTGGGGAAGAAGTTGGATCTTGCAGTCTGCTGA